One Salminus brasiliensis chromosome 5, fSalBra1.hap2, whole genome shotgun sequence DNA segment encodes these proteins:
- the LOC140556598 gene encoding testis-specific serine/threonine-protein kinase 6-like, whose translation RENMETDDILTFFGYDVLSVIGEGTFGTVKLASSERHPNQVAIKIMDYEAQSQELTILRRVKHPHIVQVHEIIEMQERVYIVMEAAATDLLHHIVETGPIPTDQAKTWFSQLLSAVDFLHQQNIVHRDLKLNNVLLTFDGQIKLADFGLGCFSRGFPDLCKTLCGNPYYCAPEINMRQRYDPKKSDVWSLGVIYYAMVTASLPFYDSMKAMIPILQRRSLEYPEEVAVEEPCKAFISYMLQKDPVTRPSVKEVARHPWLKSRVIGRFLVVPVDEEDGGSCSHQEALPLQEDDCSGAGSVEVVREKIGCFSCASLKKAAQTYVAAPILRASRALQRRIRKFFKRTSMVHDFSSSSQQGARHSAASTEAPASSCSEQRREDGTPGILLHEPVVETEAVEAQPTMRQGNRRLRFPKFNILKKTNRVHPL comes from the exons AGGGAAAACATGGAAACTGATGACATTCTGACATTTTTTGGGTACGACGTGTTGAGCGTCATCGGTGAAGGGACTTTCGGCACAGTTAAGCTGGCCTCATCTGAAAGGCACCCAAACCAGGTGGCCATCAAAATAATGGACTACGAGGCACAATCCCAGGAACTCACCATTCTCAGAAGAGTAAAGCACCCTCACATCGTTCAGGTGCATGAAATTATTGAGATGCAGGAACGTGTGTAcattgtgatggaggctgctgcCACGGATCTCCTTCATCATATCGTTGAGACTGGCCCCATCCCCACTGACCAGGCCAAAACGTGGTTCTCCCAGCTTCTCAGCGCGGTGGACTTCCTGCACCAGCAGAACATTGTCCATCGAGACCTCAAATTAAATAATGTTCTGCTGACCTTTGATGGTCAAATCAAACTGGCCGACTTTGGATTAGGATGCTTCTCAAGAGGCTTCCCTGACCTATGCAAGACATTGTGTGGAAATCCTTACTACTGCGCACCTGAGATAAACATGCGTCAGAGGTATGATCCAAAGAAGAGCGATGTGTGGAGCCTCGGTGTGATTTATTATGCCATGGTTACTGCGTCCTTGCCCTTCTACGACTCTATGAAGGCTATGATCCCAATTCTCCAGCGGAGATCCTTGGAGTATCCAGAGGAGGTTGCAGTGGAGGAACCCTGCAAAGCCTTTATTTCCTACATGCTGCAGAAAGATCCTGTCACTCGGCCTTCTGTGAAAGAGGTGGCTCGGCACCCCTGGCTAAAATCAAG AGTTATCGGCAGGTTTTTAGTGGTACCTGTTGATGAAGAGGATGGGGGAAGCTGCTCTCATCAAGAGGCTCTCCCGCTCCAGGAGGACGACTGCAGTGGAGCTGGAAGCGTAGAGGTCGTGAGGGAGAAGATTGGCTGCTTCAGCTGTGCTTCACTTAAGAAGGCAGCTCAAACCTATGTTGCAGCACCGATCCTCAGAGCTTCTCGAGCACTTCAAAGAAGAATTAGGAAGTTCTTCAAAAGGACGTCCATGGTGCACGACTTCTCCTCGTCTTCTCAGCAGGGTGCTCGTCATTCTGCTGCCTCTACAGAAGCTCCTGCTTCTTCGTGTTCTGAGCAGAGACGCGAGGATGGGACTCCAGGCATCTTGCTCCATGAACCAGTGGTAGAGACGGAAGCTGTGGAGGCGCAGCCAACAATGAGGCAGGGAAACAGGAGGCTGAGATTCCCCAAGTTTAAT atcctgaagaagacgAACAGGGTTCACCCCCTGTAG
- the LOC140556599 gene encoding serine/threonine-protein kinase pim-1-like, with protein sequence MEQRSKHTDGGGRKRKRTEVEFSRSVLVGTSPVPDTEASTRKKRKGTVNRLTKPDTFDDLYIFGRKLGEGSFGTVFAGTRLSDLLQVAIKFVPKQEGDLYVQSPDDSKSVPAEVALMQTMSEPPVSNIIKLIDWFDEPERYILILERPHPSMDLDAFIDNFGGSITEDMARNLMVQAVGAAKKCHKRGVLHRDIKTENFLINTDTSELKLIDFGCGDWVRKAGHTDYAGTLEYWPPEFLLNRRYHARPATVWSLGVLLFRMVCGFLPFRNGLDILEGPLCFEDGLSSGCGKRILWWPAETDHNIRG encoded by the exons ATGGAGCAGCGCTCTAAACATACAG ATGGTGgtggaagaaaaaggaaaaggacagaGGTGGAATTCAGCCGCAGTGTTCTGGTAGGAACGAGTCCAGTTCCTGATACTGAAGCCTCTAccaggaagaagaggaaaggGACCGTAAACCGTCTCACCAAGCCAG ATACCTTTgatgatttatatatttttggaaggAAACTGGGCGAAGGAAGCTTTGGAACAGTCTTCGCGGGAACACGTCTTTCCGATCTCCTACAG GTGGCCATTAAATTTGTCCcaaaacaggaaggtgatcTATACGTCCAAAGT CCTGATGACTCCAAGTCCGTGCCTGCTGAAGTGGCTCTCATGCAGACGATGAGTGAGCCACCCGTTAGCAATATTATAAAGCTCATCGACTGGTTTGATGAGCCTGAGCGCTACATTTTAATCCTTGAGCGTCCTCACCCCTCCATGGACTTGGATGCCTTCATTGACAACTTCGGGGGTTCCATCACTGAAGACATGGCCAGAAACTTAATGGTCCAGGCAGTTGGGGCGGCAAAAAAATGCCACAAGCGAGGTGTCCTGCACCGGGATATCAAAACAGAGAACTTCCTCATCAACACGGACACCTCGGAGCTAAAGCTCATTGATTTTGGCTGTGGTGACTGGGTCAGGAAGGCTGGACATACTGATTATGCAG GCACCTTGGAATACTGGCCTCCAGAATTCCTCCTAAATCGGAGGTACCACGCCAGGCCTGCAACAGTGTGGTCGTTAGGAGTCCTTCTGTTCAGGATGGTATGTGGATTCCTGCCCTTTAGAAACGGCCTGGATATCCTCGAGGGACCTCTGTGCTTTGAGGACGGCCTATCCAGTG GCTGTGGAAAGAGAATCCTGTGGTGGCCTGCTGAGACAGATCACAACATTAGAGGATAA